From the Papaver somniferum cultivar HN1 chromosome 2, ASM357369v1, whole genome shotgun sequence genome, the window TAATAACGTGTGCGCCTATGTATATGTATTGTATTATGAAGGTTGCAATTTGGTTAAAGTGAATTCATATTCGACCTCAGATAATTACATCCGTCTTTTCTGCTTTTATTTTTTCAGATTTCGATGTCTTAAATACTGGCTAGAGGGAAAAAACAAAGGGAAGCTTGAAGTTTTCATAGACAACCTTCCTGGTGGACCTGATAACATCAATCTTGCACCAGATGGTTCTTTTTGGATCGCTTTACTTCCGGTGCACATCGCAAACTATTATTTATAATTGGGGTGTACCTATTGAGATCGATTTATGATGGTTTTGTGCTGTTTGCAGTTGGCGCCTAAGGGGTTTGAGTTTATACCCAAATGGCCGATGTTTAAATATGTAGTTGCACAATTTCCGAAGCTTGTGGAGTTACCAAGGGCCGCAAACTATAAGAGGTCAATGGTGGTGAATGTGGCAGCGGATGGGAAGAATATCATAAGAAAGTTTGACGATGAAGGTGCGAAAGTGATGCCATTTCTCACCTCTCCTCTGGAATTTGAAGGTCATCTCTACTTGGGAAGTCTCCGTCCCAACTTCGTGGGCAAGCTTAAGCTTCACAACTAGCTCGAACGAATGACTCAAGCTCATTGCAATATAATAAAGCTCATTTAAAGTAAATGTAACCAAATCATGTTTGACTGCAAAGAAATGAATCTAGAAAGTTGCTTCATGCTGCTAATATCCAAGTTTGTTGCACCTAGCCTTGATGTGCCAACACTATTCGAAATGGTCCTAAATTTCGAACAGGCGCATAATGTGGCTCCCTGCGTTGAGTGCTAGATGAATCGTCGTCCCATAGGTGCCAGCTAGACCCTTAAACTATTTCCTGCACACTTGACCTGTATCCTCAAATATTTTGTTCTATTTCCCATAAGAGGAAGTACAAAGCCAGTGgtcatttttcatattttctctggTTTTGGCTCAACAATCAGATCAGTGCGCAAAATTGTAAAAGATCGGTTGCTAAGAAGCAAGGGTAACCGATCTGAGCTGTGAATCCAACTCTAACCTTTAAACACAAACCTTAATTTGAAGTTCAGCAATCCTGAGAATATGTGAAATGTTATGCCACGCTTCAGAATAGAAAAGCTATAGGTTCAATGGGTCTTGAATTTTGCATAAAAAGTAAATACAATGTGACTGGGCTTGTCTCGAGTACAATTTCATTCCTACTGACATAGCACCTGTATCTCCCAATGCACATGTTGTCAATAATAACCAAGCACATTCAACAGTATCAGTTCGGAAAGCAAAGTGGTAGTTAAATCTTCTCCATCGCAATACAAGTTTTCACAATTTAACTAGTTCTTCATATTACAATGCATCAGTGGTGTAAAATACAATCACACATTACGCCAAAAAAACTCATCTTGAGAATGAAAACATTTACGGCAAAATGGAAGTTCTCATCATACCTTTTGACATTCAGGATCTCAAAATGGAATGCCTTATCTGATGTTGATATACCGCCGATATGTAAGACCACCCATAAGAACTTTCCCTACTTGAGAATTATTTTAGCATCAGGAGACGCAGGTGTGCAAGCCAATAGAGTCTTAATTGTCTCAGCTTTTTTAATCTTGAAATTCTTATAATGGTCTTTGCCCATTCTTATATCCAGATAATAATATCTTCCGCGGATGTGAATAACCATCTCTTTCAAACATACTGAAATCTGTAGAATATGTTTTACAAACTCCATTTCAACTTTTAGACCTTGAAACTCCTTGATCTCAACTTTCATAAGAGAAGGAAGTAAATGTAGTTGCTGAACTACTTCTTCATCTGCATTATAGACTCCGGATAACATTTCATCATCAGTTTCCTGCAAAACCAGACAATATTTGATAAATGACTGAAGTAGTAAAGAACACTTAAAAATTGAAATGAGGGAATGCAACATGAATAAACTCACACAATACGGATGACAGTCCACACAAAGAGTTTCTAAACAAGGGGTACTCCTTAGCAAGCATATTAGCCCCGGGAACTCCTTATCAGCCTGTCCTAGATCTACAGACAAATGCCTTAAATTGAAGAGCGGAGATGGCAAACTTATCCCACCATTAGTATTGAGAACCTATTTGGGGAAACAAAAAAGAATACAATTATGAACTGAATACCATGCTTATATTCTCGCATTAGCTTTTGAGATTAACATCAGATAATTGTGAGATCAAGGACTCTTAACTAATACATTGAGTTCAATCAAATAAACAGAGAGCTCGATAACATACGTCAAGATTACTGGGAGATAGAGTTAGAGACTTAACATTCAGGAGATTCTTTAGAAGCTTGCATACCAACTTGTACTCATAGTTTGGACAATAAAAAATACAAATATTTGCTTCAATGAGATTCTCTGAATTGCATATAGAGAGGTAACCTGCTGATCTGAATTCCCCTATGTACTTCAATTGCAGAAGAGTTGGAATTTGGATAGAGGCATGCTCAAAAGACAACCCTTTGTTGCCGCGACAAGAATGCAACTCTAAGCACTTCAGATTGGATTCCGGGGCATTTAACTCGAAATAAGAAGAAGGAATTTTACAATGAAGAAGATGTAATTCTTCAAGGCATGGGCATTTGGAGACAAAGTCAGACACCGAGTCTTTCTGTAGCTCGACACTTGTAAGTGTAACTAGGTTAACTGATGTAAAACTTTTAAAAAAAGAAGATACAAACTTACAGCCGGAAAATTTCAGTTGAGAGATGGATGGGTGTGGGAAAATACATGGAGGCAGAGTGTACATTTCATCGTATTCAGGAACCCACATTGACGCCGCTTCACTAGATAAATCCAAATCAATTCTCAAACAATTACTTTCCATAGCTAATGTAACCACCATAGAAGCTTTAGAACTATAGTTACTGAAATCAGCAATGTCAAATTTTAATCGTAGCTTCTGTAAAGGTTTGAGTTCATCGAGAGATAGTACATGTGCTACAAAGTTAAGAAACCGTCTCTCCCGATCATCCCAGCTCACACCAGTCAACCTTATTGAAAAACGATCATAATCTAGGTCTAATTCAGGaagtaaaattaaggaaagatacTAGTACTTGACAATCGACAAAAACAAATTAAGGAAAGATAAACATCAttggaaatgaaattgaaatcgAAAATAAATTACTAAGAATGAGAAAAGCAGATTACCTTTCACATATTTGGAACAAGTGAGGACTGAGGAGGTTGAAACTTGAAAGCCAGATGTGAAAAGAAAATCCCCAAACgtttttttctctctctactAGTATGTTAACCGAGTTCTTTTGTGTTATAGGCATCCTTCAGTTCTGAAATGAAGGGTGCCCACAgttattttcaaagttgaagaaactttttaccaatttttttttttatacgcGAAAGCCGGATACAGGTCCCTATCCGAACCCAGCCAGTTGGACTGACCCCACTACCATACCTAACACCGCTCAACCAACTATACAACTAATCTACCACAAGTCTTTACGGCGCCGGGAATTGTACCCTTGACTTCCTCCTTAGAGCAACTGTAGTGTTGAGGTTCTATATTGCCAAATTGCTATCTCATATATGGCATTTGGTTTGGAAATTTCGTCGGCTGGCGTAGTGGCGCAACAAATTCTATTCAAGAAAGTAGTTTAAAACTGAGTTTCTCTCTAAAAGTAATCTTTAACTCCTTCTATCTAAAGCTCAAAGTAGTTTAAAAATGAGTTTGTCTCTAAAAGTAATCTTTAACTCCTTCTTAATGAAACTTGTTTTATAAAAGCGTTTTAAATCACTTTCTAGTTTCGAAACGAAATTAAACAACACGTTCTGTGATGGACATTATTTAAAATAGCTTTTCAAGTGATAGGGGTTTTATAACACCGTGATGCTATATTTGAGAATTGCCAAACTCAGTTTTCAAATATGGCAACTCCATTTGAAAATACGACAATTTGATAACAATTTTAGCTTTTAGCGACACAGACTGTGTCTAGTTTTGTTGCCATATATGGCTTTTGGCAACAACACTAATGTTGttcttactggagttgatgggataccaatGTTTTTTTTAAAGCATGATCTTTTTACCAATGTGATAGCACCGGTTGACAGTTACAAAAGGAAATGGACTTCTTCTTTTTTGGCattttgatgttatttttttaTCCAATTTTGAGGACCTTATTGGAAATTCAAAAATATATTAGCCATTATAAACTATCTAGGGATCCAAAATTTGAACGCACAAGTGATAAACACAAACAACTTTATCAGAAGACGGTTGTTATTTATGTAAGTTTGTGATTTCTTTCCTCTTTTatgaataataaaataaaatgaaagtaaTGGACCTTATTTATTTgtgaagtgttttcttttccaaaGTAGCAATTCTGGTCAGTATCTTGTGGACCATCACAGATTTGCTGATGAATTTTTTCTCCATAAAAATTACTTTGACTGGTTCAATTTTGAGGGATACCAAATGGAATTTCTTGATTTGTGGAGtgttttcctttccataatagCAATTTTGTTCAATATCTTGTGGACCATGGCAGACTTATGAATGAAATTTTTCTTCATACTAGTATAACACGAACGCGCGATGCGCCTGCGGCTGTCCAATGGTTCTCCATTTCCAAACTACCATGTAGCACTAAAATCTATCAAATATTGTTGACGTTATTGCAACATTGGAGGATTGCTAGAAAAAAAAGAGTGTAGGATCTGTCTCCCTCCCATGGTCCTCTTTTTCTCCAACTCACTCTATCAAGCAAATCCAAACTACCACCATGACCACCGTTACCAAGTCATGGATTTAGTTATTTCAGATTTTATGAAAACATACTGTAATAGGTCAGGAAATCAAAATTTAGGCTTTGCTTAGCTCCTAAGCTGAATTCCATATTTTGGCGTTTGGGGGAAGATTTATTTTTGGGGTTTGTAAAAAGTTAATTTGATGCCGGCGAGTAGATTAGACTTTGAGCTTGTAAAGAATTTAATTTTGATATCGAAGAATGTCACAGTTTCTATAATTTGTAGAGAGAAATAACCGAATGCGTTAACGAAGGCTTCCCGGTCAAGGTTGAGTGAAGAGCAAAAGAAGGAATCAACTTCTGTTAATTGTGTGAGTGGTCATGGTGGTAGTCAGCTGATTCTTAGTTAAGCAAATATTAAGAGAAATTAAATAGACAAAAAGGTGGTCAGCAAGATTCGAACTTGGTTTTAAGTCAGCTTTACAGATTCACCCTTAACACCTTTTTATTATTACAAACCACCCCTTAtctttttggttttaagattTTCGTAGTTAGAGGTTATATTAGTAATAAGAAAAAAGCTTTACCAAAATAAAGACTTCACCAAAAATACCTGGGTTGCTCTTTTACACTACTAAAAACCCCGCACGTGCATAAAGATTGGGTGCATTCTAACCCGAAGTCACGTGGTGAATTGGGTTGGTCAATATCTTGTGGACTATGGCAGACTTAAGAGACACATTACATTGGCTGGGTGTTTCCTCATGCAGGTTACAACATGCTTAATACGGATGGTGCTTCTACTCCATGCCGTCTTGCAGGTACCGGGGGAGTTATTAGATCTGACGATGGATCGTTCATTGCTGCCTTTGCCAAACATGCTTTCACCAGTGGTAGCAATATGGCAGAGCTATGGGCCATTAGAGAAGGTTTGCATTTAGCATCCAACTTGGGTATCACCAAACTTCAAGTGGTCAGCGACTCCAGTTACATTGTGCAACTTGCCAATGGTTTGTGTGCGGTTCCTTGGTATTTTGTCAACATTCTGCAAGATATACGGACTCTAGTCTCTTTATTTCAGGACGTATCGTTTGCTCACAACTATCGTGAGGGTAACTTTGTAGCAGATCATTTAGCTAACTTCGCCTGTTGTAAATCAAGTGTGGGTTTCAACCCCTCCATCTTTTTTGGTTCAGTTACTGTATAATGATGTAATGGGGATGGCTTACCCTCGTAGTGTTAAGCAACAGAGAAAATGCTGTTTGGAAACAACCTAAGTTACTAATATGCcctcatttttatttttagggtGTTTATTGATTAGGAAGATATGGGGGTAAAATGATCACCCATAATTTACAGCTTCAAAAACAGTGTAGCAAGGGGAGTTCCCtttggtcggcgattaagaccaaatccaaatatagtcgggcgtttatataatgtccgcctacccgacgggcgttggtataatgtccgcctgtagccgcgcgttcgtaaagttaacgcctgatgtagggcgttggtataatgtccgcctggatggggcgttggtataatgtccgcctgaatggggcgttggtataatcaacgcctgacatggggcgttggtataatgtccgcctggatggggcgttggtataatcaacggcggacaccaaatttgaatggggcgttgatatagtcatgaacccaaatttgaaaagtttacaaaactttggttggggcgttgtctttatcaacgccccatttttttttttttttatttttgaacccgggcgaacgtataatctccgtcccacacaccaggcgttgctatagttcacgccccatacaggcgttgtctttatcaacgccccataccaggcgttatctttatcaacgccccatgccaggcgtaatctttatctacgctggacgatgaagcggactttatatcaacgcgcgaccaaatttactcgtcacccgctacgtcacaggacggactaaacccaaatttgatctttttttttagtctttggtctttagttatgctcgcaccactgtggacgctctaacacgattataaagatgaaaaatcagttacttttcattttaatttgattTATTTTGCTTCCCCTTCTACTTTGAAGAGAGAGGAAATGATGGAAGAATGAATTTGGGTTGAGAAATGATGGACAATAAAGTTGGGCTTGGAAACGCCCAATGTATTGGGCCCACTAAATTGTCCACTACTCACGTTTTATATGTGAAATTTAAAATGACGGACTTTGATGTGCACCCTCAACCTAACCTTTacgaagaaagaagaatgaacgattttttgggaccatggtatTTTTGGgggccatgattttattttgggtaaagacattagaagtaaatctaggtcaccccttatctagatatttatattaatacctaaattatcctcctgattaattttggatgatgattagttagtgttaataatagttagtgtaatgattagtgagatgaataagttaaagataattagtgagattaaaaaatcagttggttttttttttaaagaagtagaattattgagagagtaaagttagagaagatgaagaagggaaacatgaaaaacgatggattttaccgaccacaaccggaggaagggtatttgggtacccaggtatgcttcaaacttagataatgttggttgaattgctccaaactttcaaaaaaatgaaattttttatgtagatttgggccagttcggttaccatatgtcaagaacatttaactgaacacacctgaaagtgtagttcggttacgttttccaaacacgcaggttaccgaactcgctcgttaatggaggttttggtcgtacagtgtaatgttcggttacctaggataaaatggtaggtaaccgaactttgaacttaacaatttatttgggtacatcttgtgtgttcggttagttcgcaaacttcaaagcaaccaagtttccaaccgaactgcaggttaaaagtaacctagtgttagaagttcggttggttcgcaaactttaatatattttgcgaatcaaccgaactgggcttatatatgcatatatgcaattaggcaaacgttcggttattacgaaatttatttcttggcgaattaggtagagttcggttacgaagtttcaaaggtagagttcggttacaaagaaaacttaatatttttgcgaacgaaccgaacttgtggacttctcattattttcgtaaacgaaagttcggtgatatccttattttgcgaaggaaccgaacttatggacttgtgttgttctaatacaaggagttcggttaaacgtatttttttgcgaatcaaccgaactctgagttcggttaagaaaaaattaattcgtgataaccgaacttttctctgaaaaaaaaaacaaccctccattaaacctctctgcaactttcattttcaactcattttaatgattatttctcatttattcatccaaaaacgaatgacaagtaatgggtttgtgagagtatctttgttaatgttttaaattaagctatatatatatagtggtggtggtggttggtggtggtggtaatcggaggtggtggtggtaatcggtggttggtggtggtgataatcggaggtggtggtggtggtaatcggcggtggtgggcggtggtggtggtggtaatcggtgattggtggtggtgataatcggaggtggtggtggtaatcggcaatGGTGGGAGGtgatggttatatatataggtggttattgggttggttttaaattaaattagattaagggtagattagtcatttcaatgctttaagACACcctttataactatagggaaggtggtctaataaaaccatggacccctcaaaaaaaccactgtccctaaaaaatcgttcagaAGAATACACTGAAGATTTTAACGTTGTTGAATTCTTGTATATGCACACCTAATAATTAAGCAAGCCTTAATCCATACTTCATCAAGAAGATAAGAACCAATTATACGTAATAATTTGATTTAAAGTCAAAACTTTAAATTATAACTGAAAATGGGTTTAAGGATTGATAATTATAGTGAAGTCTTACACTTTTGTTAAGTTTTTGGTCTCAACTAATGTTGGCAGACTCATTCGAAATAGGTGTTTTCTGGTCTCAAATAGTTTCTGTAAAGTATAATTATAAGAAACTAGGGGATATTCTATAACATAACTTGATTGGTCGGCTAATTATTTTATTAGAACATGATTTATGTTAAAAGGTCGGTTTAGGATTTCTTTTAAGGAGGTTTtgtaacctggctaaattggggcttaTGCCACTTAATTAGGGCCTATAGCTAGATAACAAAATGGGGTCATTATGAAATATTTCATAGAAACCCTttatccactatttatgttaatACCTAATATATCCTTgttaaattagtgttaattcggaTTATTAAATAATACTTAATCAAGCTAATACTgaaattaactttcattaatGCATAATCAACAGTTGtcaaaaaaattaattttctttcgaAAGACTCGatccaaaatcggtttatgttagtTAATTTGTAAACTGATTCTGGGTTGAGTATTTTCAAGTGACGAAGTAGACCCAGAATCGGAGTTTGAACAATACCCAAATAGACCGATTCACAAAATCGGTGtttatatatatctatataatCCGATTATtccttactttcagaaacaaaatatccattacatagtttaggaaattagcgcaaTACATATAGGATTCAATAtggaattctagaatttgacacatcaaatgtcgTCAATGAAtctccgagcacgtcggtacaacgtcgtgTATTCTTTGTAGTGAATGAACTttctttccccattacgaattttccatagcccgttgaaacgttccagctgaaattcaatgaattcttaaatgttagtacgtgaacttttgacataggtataaaaatgatcgcattactcacttttcccctaagaggagctcgtggatgatagtcgtacaccatatttctaacttttacGTACTCTCGCATTGCACCTTTAATGTATTTCGGATTCCCGGTACGCTCGTAAAAGAAcactttaactctcttccaaaacattgaatagatttcattcggacgttcacggaacgtattagcaaaggatttaacgagacacaaatcttcaaacggttcccattccattttctaggctaagtgtgtgcTTTGGGAGTGGCtgaaagaggttgtccttatatagataaggacacaacggctatttttttcaaattcaaatcaaacaatcggattttaggtatgtccacataaaccgattgtgtccttacaaaatcatataaattgtGCCTCTCAACGATCGGGCTTTTgtaatgcacatgtaaaccgattgtcaaagttacagaacttttcttcataaaaatcggattacatatttatacatgtaaattgattctaaaagttacagaacttttcttcttagcaatcggattacatattgGTAAATGAAAACCGATTCTAAAACTGAACCTTTGGGAAActgtcagaatcggtttacatacagttatatgtaaaccgattctgacaaAAAGAATGTCGAAATCCTTCATTTTTTCCACACACACTAAGTCATTCATAAACTGGAAACAGATTAAGTCATTAATAAACCAGGAGTATCAtcaaacataattcgacaataagtttaagacaagacataagttttgactccataattatccatagttaaagacataaacatgaatataaccattcattcatgaacatccccaccacgaACACGTCCACCGCGTCCTCGTTTACTAGGTTGGGCGCTACTCGATGACCTTCAGACATATTTTTGGTAGAGgctctctttctctttttctttggctcatcctcctcctcatcatcatcatcctcttcctgctccccaaactttgcaccagcttctacatcttcgagaTCATTCAATTCATCAATTAGTTTTTTATAGGCCTTCACAATTTTCCCTTCCCTGATTTCTAGCTTTGCCTGGGTTATCAAGTGTCTGATTCGTCTTCtctgtttcaatttcaaataacaaacattcaatatatAATGCTAAAACCATTAACAAATCGGAATTGAGTAACAATACGCACCAAGTAATCGAGAGCCATATCTTTTTCCTCTATCTTGGGTCTCTCATCTACacgtatcactcgagtatgcgaaacTTTGAGGTACCACGGTATATAACCCGGAATTGTCTCGTCACCTGCTCGAGATGGACCATCCAAAGGATATCTGTGAAACGCTCTGTCGTCCCAATAATCACATGATGGTAAAGGCTTGTGAACAATGACAATATCATTATCATGTGATTTAATTTTTGTCCAATGGATGTTGAACATCTTGTGCGCCTTTGGGATTTTTTGTACGTAACCGCATTGTCTTGCAACTCTCGTCGgattgtacattacatatcctcttgggtaAAACGAAGGCCCACAATTTTCACTTTGCTCCCTGCATCCaaccttctttccttttcctttagccAAATCCTGCTTGTAAGGATCAAAGACAACATCATTCGTCGTCAATTTGTCTAACTGGCGTCTCAAATTCATAAAatccattttttgtttcttcagATTACTTCTGTTGTTGTACTTGTCTCCATAATGCTCTCCGTCCCATTCCATGTTCTCAAAATCCCTTTTAGaaaatattgggaagtgcaaatatatccacgCCTGCAGAAAAGCCACATTCCCTCCGAGTTGGTTCCTGGCTGCcctagaagcctttctcaactccttcaacgagtgtgcaaggatggaAGTGCCCTAAGAGTATTCGTGCATCTTTCCAAATGGTTGCAACAGCTGAATAAAGTTGGCGCTCACACGGTCACCGAAAACGTCGGGGAAGATAACATCTCCCATGACATAGAAGACATACACATTGGTCGTGGCGATGATACGTTACGGCGTCACCTATTTTCC encodes:
- the LOC113350356 gene encoding putative F-box/LRR-repeat protein At3g58880, which translates into the protein MVVTLAMESNCLRIDLDLSSEAASMWVPEYDEMYTLPPCIFPHPSISQLKFSGCKFVSSFFKSFTSVNLVTLTSVELQKDSVSDFVSKCPCLEELHLLHCKIPSSYFELNAPESNLKCLELHSCRGNKGLSFEHASIQIPTLLQLKYIGEFRSAGYLSICNSENLIEANICIFYCPNYEYKLVCKLLKNLLNVKSLTLSPSNLDVLNTNGGISLPSPLFNLRHLSVDLGQADKEFPGLICLLRSTPCLETLCVDCHPYCETDDEMLSGVYNADEEVVQQLHLLPSLMKVEIKEFQGLKVEMEFVKHILQISVCLKEMVIHIRGRYYYLDIRMGKDHYKNFKIKKAETIKTLLACTPASPDAKIILK
- the LOC113352683 gene encoding adipocyte plasma membrane-associated protein-like, producing MDLLAGSAFSCVLRNMEVSETLRLPQKLITFRCLKYWLEGKNKGKLEVFIDNLPGGPDNINLAPDGSFWIALLPLAPKGFEFIPKWPMFKYVVAQFPKLVELPRAANYKRSMVVNVAADGKNIIRKFDDEGAKVMPFLTSPLEFEGHLYLGSLRPNFVGKLKLHN